A part of Microbacterium terregens genomic DNA contains:
- a CDS encoding carboxymuconolactone decarboxylase family protein: MPPLDLVALEGDQRELYDRYATGQRVAANVGFRLVAEDGQLLGPPAAWMLSPPVGIGLERAGFALRFALALPDRWREIVILMVAAHEDSAFERFAHRQGARAAGVTDAEIGQIQAGTFTPAGAVEAVLVQATTSLLRRAGLNAKEWSAAESALGHRAIFEVVTLVGWYRLMALQLRVFRLEPPTADAIHSET; this comes from the coding sequence GTGCCACCGCTCGATCTCGTCGCTCTCGAAGGCGACCAGCGCGAGCTGTACGACCGTTATGCGACCGGCCAACGCGTCGCTGCGAACGTGGGGTTCCGGTTGGTCGCCGAGGACGGGCAGCTTCTCGGACCCCCCGCCGCTTGGATGTTGAGCCCCCCAGTCGGAATCGGCCTCGAGCGGGCAGGCTTTGCGCTGCGCTTCGCCCTGGCGCTTCCTGATCGCTGGCGCGAGATTGTCATCCTGATGGTTGCCGCGCACGAGGACAGCGCCTTCGAGCGGTTCGCACACCGTCAAGGCGCACGTGCGGCGGGAGTGACGGATGCCGAGATCGGCCAGATTCAGGCAGGCACCTTCACCCCCGCCGGTGCTGTGGAGGCCGTACTCGTGCAGGCAACCACATCGCTGCTCCGCCGTGCGGGGCTTAACGCAAAGGAGTGGTCGGCCGCGGAATCTGCGCTCGGTCATCGCGCGATCTTCGAAGTGGTGACTTTGGTCGGCTGGTACCGACTCATGGCTCTCCAGCTCCGCGTATTCCGCCTCGAGCCTCCGACGGCCGACGCGATTCACTCCGAGACGTGA
- a CDS encoding carboxymuconolactone decarboxylase family protein — protein MALSARKQEIKDEFVRVRGDWDPAWDSVLELDPEFMHAYTNFAKVPWEKRRLDPLTREYIHIAVDAAATHLYAPGIRAHIRAALRLGSSAAHIMEVLECTATLGIHAMNIGVPVLVAVLEERGLREEPAPLSPEQERMKEEFTQTRGYWHSFWDDILELDPEIFDAYTEFSSFPWRTGTLEPKVRELVYIAFDAAATHLYVKGLKLHIENALGYGATVGEILEVMEIASLLGMHGVATAMPILKEELDHVSE, from the coding sequence ATGGCACTCAGTGCCCGAAAGCAAGAGATCAAAGACGAGTTCGTCCGCGTCCGCGGAGACTGGGATCCCGCGTGGGACTCCGTGCTCGAGCTCGATCCCGAGTTCATGCACGCTTACACCAACTTTGCAAAGGTGCCTTGGGAGAAGCGCCGGCTCGACCCGCTTACGCGGGAGTACATTCACATCGCCGTGGATGCAGCGGCGACCCACCTCTACGCACCAGGAATTCGCGCGCACATCCGAGCGGCACTCCGCCTCGGATCCTCCGCCGCGCACATCATGGAGGTGCTCGAATGCACCGCCACCCTGGGGATCCATGCGATGAACATCGGTGTGCCGGTGCTCGTTGCGGTGCTCGAAGAGCGGGGTTTGCGCGAGGAGCCTGCTCCGCTGTCGCCGGAGCAGGAGCGGATGAAGGAGGAGTTCACGCAAACGCGCGGCTACTGGCACTCCTTTTGGGACGACATCCTCGAATTAGATCCGGAAATCTTCGACGCCTACACCGAGTTCTCATCCTTCCCGTGGCGCACCGGCACGCTGGAACCCAAGGTTCGCGAGCTCGTCTACATCGCTTTCGATGCTGCGGCCACCCACCTCTACGTAAAGGGGCTGAAGCTGCACATCGAGAACGCCCTCGGATACGGAGCCACCGTAGGTGAAATCCTCGAAGTGATGGAGATCGCCAGCCTCCTAGGCATGCACGGCGTCGCGACGGCGATGCCCATCCTGAAGGAGGAGCTTGATCACGTCTCGGAGTGA
- a CDS encoding GntR family transcriptional regulator — protein MREQVTASLRQAILDFTLKPGQRLVERELIEQLGVSRTTVREALRELTSEGLVTVIPQRGAMVTAPRLEDAADLYEVRASMESLVARRFVERATDREVADLVAAVEEFALAAESGEVEAIRELLGSKARFYAVLIAGARSVSLQQLLEGIQARVQVLRATSLSETGRLPEAVRELRAIAAAVADRDAELAARLCAEHVRAAAATALLSLRGVEADVAQD, from the coding sequence TTGCGCGAGCAGGTCACAGCCTCGTTGCGACAGGCAATCCTTGACTTCACACTCAAGCCGGGACAGCGCCTCGTCGAGCGCGAGCTGATCGAGCAGTTGGGGGTGTCGCGTACCACGGTGCGCGAGGCGCTCAGAGAGCTGACCTCGGAGGGCCTCGTCACGGTGATCCCGCAACGGGGCGCGATGGTCACCGCCCCCAGGTTGGAGGACGCTGCGGACCTCTACGAGGTGCGGGCATCGATGGAGTCGCTGGTCGCACGGCGGTTCGTTGAACGTGCCACCGATCGGGAGGTCGCAGATCTCGTAGCGGCTGTCGAGGAATTTGCCCTCGCGGCCGAGTCCGGTGAGGTCGAGGCCATCCGTGAGTTGCTGGGGTCGAAAGCACGCTTCTACGCGGTGCTGATTGCCGGCGCGCGCAGCGTTTCCCTGCAGCAGCTGCTGGAGGGAATCCAGGCCCGCGTGCAGGTGCTGCGTGCCACCTCGCTGTCTGAGACGGGGCGGCTTCCCGAAGCGGTCCGCGAGCTGCGCGCGATCGCGGCGGCGGTCGCTGATCGTGATGCTGAGCTGGCTGCCCGACTGTGTGCTGAGCACGTTCGAGCAGCTGCGGCGACCGCACTTCTGAGCTTGCGCGGTGTAGAAGCCGACGTCGCACAAGACTGA
- a CDS encoding NAD(P)-dependent oxidoreductase, translating to MSEAASVGFIGLGRMGVPMVANLVRAGHDVHGFDLSSVARDRVQQTGATVHPDLADMAGRVDVLILILPDSGVVERVVEDCLASGVLRPGVLMIDMSSSEPARTRALALGLAPAGVRVVDAPVSGGVGGAERGDLTIMAGGDPRDVEDARVFLEPLGSVSAVGALGAGHAMKALNNLLSATHLWITGEVMAAGAHFGLDPHVMVDAFNSSSGRSGSTEKKWPSFVLPATFDSGFALGLMVKDMRIALDLCETVGGFRTLSEASVAMWEQAAESLPAESDHTQIATWIVERGGRVDVYSEGSYDRTPKRA from the coding sequence ATGTCTGAGGCCGCGAGCGTCGGGTTCATCGGGCTGGGACGCATGGGAGTGCCCATGGTGGCCAACCTCGTCCGCGCCGGTCACGATGTCCACGGGTTCGACTTGTCATCCGTGGCGCGTGACAGGGTGCAGCAGACCGGGGCGACCGTGCATCCGGATCTGGCCGACATGGCCGGGCGCGTAGACGTGCTCATCCTCATCCTTCCGGACTCCGGCGTGGTCGAGCGCGTGGTGGAGGACTGTCTGGCGTCCGGCGTCTTGAGGCCGGGAGTTCTGATGATCGACATGAGCTCGTCCGAGCCTGCGCGCACTCGCGCACTTGCGTTGGGCCTCGCACCGGCCGGCGTCCGTGTGGTGGATGCTCCCGTTTCCGGCGGAGTCGGCGGCGCGGAGCGCGGCGATCTGACGATCATGGCGGGCGGCGATCCTCGCGACGTGGAGGACGCTCGAGTATTCCTGGAGCCGCTGGGGAGCGTCTCGGCTGTCGGCGCGCTCGGTGCGGGGCACGCGATGAAGGCGCTGAACAATTTGCTGTCCGCAACTCACCTGTGGATCACCGGCGAGGTCATGGCCGCCGGGGCACACTTCGGACTCGACCCGCACGTCATGGTGGACGCCTTCAACTCGTCCAGCGGGCGGAGCGGCTCGACGGAGAAGAAGTGGCCGTCATTCGTGCTGCCCGCGACATTCGACTCGGGCTTCGCCCTCGGGCTCATGGTCAAGGACATGCGCATCGCCCTAGATCTGTGCGAGACGGTGGGCGGTTTCCGGACGCTCAGTGAGGCGTCGGTGGCGATGTGGGAGCAGGCGGCGGAATCGCTACCAGCCGAGTCAGATCACACCCAGATCGCGACGTGGATCGTGGAGAGAGGAGGACGAGTCGACGTATACTCTGAAGGATCGTATGATCGTACGCCAAAGAGAGCATGA
- a CDS encoding carboxymuconolactone decarboxylase family protein — protein sequence MTEVNSNDTRTRQETLERGERVRREVLGDAHVEASLENATAFARPIQELVTEYCWGVVWGGDELPRATRSLVNLAMLTVLNRPHELAIHVRGAINNGVLPSEIQAVLMQTAIYAGVPASLDSFRIAQRVLVELGHDV from the coding sequence ATGACCGAAGTCAACAGCAACGACACGCGAACGCGCCAAGAGACTCTCGAGCGAGGCGAGCGCGTGCGCCGAGAGGTCCTCGGTGACGCGCACGTCGAGGCATCGCTGGAAAACGCTACCGCTTTCGCCCGGCCGATTCAGGAGCTGGTCACGGAGTATTGCTGGGGGGTCGTCTGGGGAGGTGACGAGCTCCCGCGGGCGACCCGCAGTCTCGTGAATCTCGCAATGCTGACGGTGCTCAACCGCCCGCACGAGCTCGCGATCCATGTGCGGGGGGCGATCAACAACGGAGTGCTCCCGAGCGAGATCCAGGCCGTCCTGATGCAGACCGCGATCTACGCGGGTGTGCCGGCTTCGCTGGACTCGTTCCGCATCGCACAGCGGGTGCTGGTCGAACTCGGCCACGATGTCTGA
- a CDS encoding cupin domain-containing protein has protein sequence MIVIRPHEQVGAQGKTGSRFTGDVYPYLTGSVDGVTVNTVTFSPGARTHWHAHESGQILLVLAGSGLVQSAGGRVEVLHAGDTVWSPAGESHWHGAASDSLMTHIAISLGTTSWAAPVADHEFVAPTPEVTP, from the coding sequence ATGATCGTCATCCGCCCTCACGAGCAGGTCGGCGCGCAAGGGAAGACGGGGTCGCGGTTCACCGGCGACGTCTATCCGTACCTCACCGGCTCTGTCGATGGTGTGACGGTCAACACGGTGACCTTCAGTCCCGGAGCGCGCACGCATTGGCACGCCCACGAGTCGGGCCAGATCCTGCTGGTGCTCGCCGGAAGCGGGCTCGTGCAGAGCGCAGGCGGCCGCGTCGAGGTGCTGCACGCCGGCGACACGGTGTGGTCGCCGGCTGGCGAGTCGCACTGGCACGGCGCCGCATCCGACTCGCTTATGACGCACATCGCCATTTCGCTCGGCACGACTTCCTGGGCGGCCCCGGTCGCAGACCACGAGTTCGTCGCCCCGACCCCGGAGGTCACGCCATGA
- a CDS encoding NAD(P)-dependent oxidoreductase, with protein MIGLSVGFIGLGNMGGRIAQRLGGAGVEVRGFDLDQAAAGRVGAVAAQSVASVAGASTLILLSLPDSRAVERVIYDDDGLLARARKGQIIVDLSTAAPASTRGISADFAARGAFYLDAGVSGGAAAAESGTLTLMVGGDEEALEHAKPVLDRFAAKIFFLGPSGSGHTTKLLNNFLNAVALSATAEVMVAARAAGLDLASVLDVLNASSGVNFATLNRFPRIITGDYLEGGLSNTLMLKDVTLYVELLAQLRVASLNAAGPIASFGLARALGYADAISNSVVDALGDISGGIRITPDGEENS; from the coding sequence GTGATCGGGCTCAGTGTCGGATTCATCGGTCTGGGCAACATGGGAGGGCGCATCGCGCAACGACTCGGGGGAGCGGGGGTCGAGGTGCGGGGGTTCGACCTCGACCAGGCCGCTGCCGGTCGCGTCGGCGCGGTTGCGGCCCAGAGCGTCGCGTCCGTCGCGGGCGCCAGCACGCTGATCCTCCTGTCCTTGCCGGACAGTCGCGCCGTGGAACGGGTCATATACGACGATGACGGCCTTCTGGCGAGAGCACGCAAAGGGCAGATCATCGTAGATCTGAGTACGGCGGCGCCCGCGTCGACGCGGGGGATCTCGGCCGACTTCGCCGCCCGTGGTGCGTTCTACCTGGATGCCGGGGTATCCGGGGGCGCGGCCGCAGCCGAATCGGGAACGCTGACCCTGATGGTCGGCGGCGATGAGGAGGCCCTTGAGCATGCGAAGCCGGTCCTCGACCGGTTCGCAGCAAAGATCTTCTTTCTCGGGCCGAGCGGAAGCGGGCACACCACGAAGCTGCTGAACAACTTCCTCAACGCGGTCGCTCTGTCGGCGACGGCCGAAGTGATGGTGGCTGCCCGGGCTGCGGGGCTGGACCTGGCGTCGGTGCTGGACGTGCTCAACGCCAGTTCGGGAGTGAACTTCGCGACGCTCAACCGCTTCCCCAGGATCATCACAGGCGATTATCTCGAGGGCGGTCTGTCGAACACCCTCATGCTCAAGGACGTCACCCTGTATGTCGAACTGCTCGCCCAACTGCGGGTGGCGAGCCTCAATGCGGCTGGCCCGATCGCCAGCTTCGGTCTCGCGCGGGCGCTCGGCTACGCGGATGCCATCAGCAACAGCGTCGTCGACGCGCTCGGCGACATATCCGGCGGCATCCGCATCACCCCCGACGGCGAGGAGAATTCATGA
- a CDS encoding SDR family oxidoreductase has product MNSRGLRGRTAVVTGAGSGLGRASAHRLSEEGAAVVVVDIDSDAAERTATEVQGPAIAVQADVSSESDVARYMAAALDRFGGVDLHHLNAGIFGDFTQLPDLSADEFDRVMGVNVRGSFLGIRAAFREFRRAGAPGSIVLTASIASLKGSADLFAYHVSKHAVVGLVHSAAMYGGPLGVRVNAVAPGIVPTELFRAAPSVAGGKNDMELRASTTPLRRAGTPEEIAAVSTFLLSDESAYVTGQVYAADGGASIVNTVRPSGGAGAWDAAAVDRAIYADAGVQQ; this is encoded by the coding sequence ATGAATTCTCGAGGGCTGCGCGGGCGCACCGCGGTCGTAACGGGGGCCGGAAGCGGCCTCGGCCGTGCATCAGCGCACCGGCTGTCGGAGGAAGGTGCCGCTGTCGTGGTCGTCGACATCGATAGCGACGCGGCTGAGCGCACCGCCACGGAGGTGCAGGGGCCCGCCATCGCGGTCCAGGCCGATGTGTCCTCGGAATCCGACGTCGCGCGCTACATGGCAGCGGCACTGGACCGCTTCGGGGGCGTCGACCTGCACCACCTCAACGCGGGCATCTTCGGTGATTTCACGCAGTTGCCCGACCTGTCGGCCGACGAGTTCGACCGGGTGATGGGCGTGAACGTGCGCGGCTCTTTCCTCGGCATCCGCGCCGCCTTCCGCGAGTTCCGCCGAGCGGGAGCCCCGGGATCCATTGTGCTCACCGCCTCGATTGCCAGTCTGAAGGGAAGTGCCGATCTGTTCGCGTACCACGTGTCGAAACACGCCGTCGTCGGTCTTGTCCACAGCGCCGCGATGTACGGGGGGCCGCTGGGCGTGCGCGTGAACGCCGTCGCCCCAGGCATCGTCCCCACCGAGCTGTTCCGCGCGGCACCGAGCGTCGCCGGCGGCAAGAACGACATGGAGCTGCGCGCATCGACGACCCCCTTGCGTCGCGCCGGGACACCCGAGGAGATCGCGGCGGTCTCCACCTTCCTCCTCAGTGATGAATCGGCCTACGTGACCGGACAGGTGTACGCGGCCGACGGCGGGGCGTCCATCGTGAACACCGTTCGTCCCTCCGGAGGCGCGGGCGCCTGGGACGCAGCGGCCGTCGACCGGGCGATCTACGCGGACGCGGGGGTGCAGCAGTGA
- a CDS encoding N-acyl homoserine lactonase family protein, whose protein sequence is MPEEQRRPDAHTASHQVVIAKYGTRVGARSEVYLNYPLYGEADGDIRMDYFVWLIRGSSGVVLVDTGFSPQGGSRRSRTTLVPPVDLLERLGHRAESIDRVVITHAHYDHIGNLDLFPNAQFLISQRELDFWGSKHAQRRQFHHSTEDAELHTLQELHAAGRVRTFSGSTRIESGIDVIEIGGHTPGQSALIVQTDQGPVLLASDAVHYYEELERDMPFTSVANLVEMYEGFDTVGKLVGEGRVQHVVPGHDPDTLTRFTPLRGVGLDDLVATIGTWKGSQA, encoded by the coding sequence ATGCCCGAAGAGCAGCGACGCCCGGACGCGCACACCGCCTCCCACCAGGTCGTCATCGCCAAGTACGGCACGCGGGTGGGCGCGCGCAGCGAGGTGTACCTCAACTACCCGCTTTATGGGGAGGCGGATGGCGATATCCGCATGGACTACTTCGTCTGGCTCATCCGAGGCAGCAGCGGTGTCGTCCTCGTCGACACGGGCTTCTCGCCGCAGGGCGGGTCCCGTCGATCGAGGACGACGTTGGTGCCGCCTGTCGACCTTCTGGAGCGTCTCGGTCATCGGGCCGAGAGCATCGACCGCGTCGTGATCACGCACGCCCACTACGACCACATCGGAAACCTCGATCTCTTCCCGAACGCGCAGTTCCTGATCTCCCAGCGGGAGCTGGACTTCTGGGGCTCCAAGCACGCGCAGCGCCGGCAGTTCCACCACTCCACGGAAGATGCGGAGCTCCACACCCTGCAGGAGCTGCATGCGGCGGGCAGGGTCCGCACCTTCTCCGGAAGCACACGGATCGAGTCCGGAATCGACGTGATCGAGATCGGCGGGCACACGCCCGGACAGTCCGCGCTCATCGTGCAGACCGACCAGGGCCCGGTCCTGCTGGCCAGCGACGCCGTGCACTACTACGAAGAGCTCGAACGAGACATGCCGTTCACGTCCGTTGCGAACCTCGTGGAGATGTACGAGGGGTTCGACACCGTCGGCAAGCTCGTCGGGGAAGGGCGGGTGCAACACGTGGTGCCCGGGCATGACCCTGATACGTTGACGCGCTTCACACCCCTGCGGGGCGTCGGTCTCGACGACCTCGTCGCCACCATCGGCACCTGGAAGGGGTCGCAGGCATGA
- a CDS encoding alpha/beta hydrolase encodes MDVIRTDFTVTTDDGVTIAVREVRPDGPAPRVPMVLLHGTTIPGLSEFDLPVPGGSLAEDLARKGHVCYIPDARGFGRSERPAEMEEEPLGQKPLVRTIEITRDLDAVVDHLRDATGQKQVGILGWGVGATCAAMLASLRPEKVSHLVLYVVVYGGVGGHRMFRDTERWDDPAHPYRLNPENFGGYKFNVLAGLEGHWNRQIPVEDKDSWRDPAMLRAFQQALLDGDPTSGTRQPPSYRSPNGMLEDLHLMAGHGQRLFHAGQVSARVMIVLPEYDDLARKEDIDVLVEDLCHAQEIDLWEPEGTTHYLLLDRPERGRDAFLERLDGFLAPADTIPYIV; translated from the coding sequence ATGGATGTCATACGCACGGACTTCACGGTCACCACGGACGACGGGGTCACCATCGCCGTGCGGGAGGTGCGGCCCGACGGCCCCGCTCCGCGCGTTCCGATGGTGCTCCTGCACGGGACGACCATCCCGGGACTGAGTGAGTTCGATCTGCCCGTCCCCGGCGGATCGCTGGCGGAGGACCTCGCCCGCAAGGGGCACGTCTGCTACATCCCGGACGCTCGGGGATTCGGCCGCTCCGAGCGCCCGGCCGAGATGGAGGAGGAGCCTCTCGGGCAGAAGCCGCTCGTGCGCACCATCGAGATCACGCGTGATCTGGATGCCGTCGTCGATCACCTGCGCGACGCGACGGGGCAGAAGCAGGTCGGCATTCTGGGGTGGGGTGTCGGGGCCACGTGCGCCGCGATGCTTGCTTCGCTGCGGCCGGAGAAGGTGAGCCACCTCGTCCTCTACGTCGTCGTCTATGGGGGAGTGGGTGGACATCGCATGTTCCGCGACACGGAGCGGTGGGACGATCCTGCACATCCGTACCGCCTCAACCCGGAGAACTTCGGGGGATACAAGTTCAACGTGCTGGCCGGCCTTGAGGGCCACTGGAACAGGCAGATCCCCGTCGAGGACAAGGACAGTTGGCGTGATCCGGCCATGCTCCGCGCATTTCAGCAGGCGCTGCTCGACGGTGACCCGACGTCTGGCACGCGCCAGCCGCCGTCGTATCGGAGCCCGAACGGCATGCTCGAGGACCTCCATCTGATGGCCGGGCACGGTCAGCGGCTCTTCCATGCCGGTCAGGTCTCTGCGCGCGTGATGATCGTCCTCCCCGAGTACGACGATCTCGCCCGCAAGGAGGACATCGACGTGCTCGTGGAGGATCTCTGCCACGCCCAGGAGATCGACCTCTGGGAGCCGGAGGGCACGACCCATTACCTGTTGCTCGACCGCCCGGAGCGTGGGCGCGACGCCTTCCTGGAGCGACTGGACGGATTCCTCGCCCCGGCGGACACTATCCCGTATATTGTATGA
- a CDS encoding MBL fold metallo-hydrolase, with the protein MTIPPSASAPGSREPIRRIQVGDAEVYPLVQLRYRVDPARFFPEITQWCVDRDAWYWQEPYIVGGALAIDMGAFLVRTAERTILVDAGIGNDKRRPNPVFDRRRDTWIDALARTGTSLEEVDTVLFTHLHVDHVGFATSLRGGEWTPTFPHATYHTTAAELAYWQSTGAEEEVARLGDYIGDSILPLADAGRLQLSSPDARISEHVRLVPAAGHTPGNVCIELQSAGRRAVFSGDMIHHALQLAFPARSTDYCVDQEEATSARLDLLAGMGPDDLLFPAHFPGCVPGRVVAHDDGTFGYDPEWGEAV; encoded by the coding sequence ATGACGATCCCTCCCTCAGCGAGCGCGCCCGGATCGCGCGAGCCGATCCGCCGCATCCAGGTCGGCGACGCCGAGGTGTACCCGCTGGTGCAGCTGCGATATCGCGTCGACCCAGCGCGCTTCTTTCCGGAGATCACCCAGTGGTGCGTCGATCGGGACGCGTGGTACTGGCAGGAGCCGTACATCGTCGGTGGTGCTCTCGCGATCGACATGGGCGCGTTCCTCGTGCGCACCGCGGAGCGCACCATCCTCGTGGATGCCGGAATCGGCAATGACAAACGCCGGCCGAACCCGGTGTTCGACAGGCGCCGAGACACCTGGATCGATGCGCTGGCCCGCACGGGCACGTCGCTCGAGGAGGTCGACACCGTGCTCTTCACTCACCTGCACGTAGACCACGTGGGCTTCGCCACCAGTCTCCGCGGAGGCGAATGGACGCCGACGTTTCCCCACGCGACGTACCACACGACGGCGGCCGAGCTCGCCTACTGGCAGAGCACGGGAGCGGAAGAAGAAGTGGCACGCCTCGGCGACTACATCGGCGACAGCATCCTTCCTCTCGCGGACGCAGGCCGGCTGCAGCTCTCTTCGCCCGATGCTCGCATCAGCGAGCACGTGCGACTGGTCCCCGCGGCCGGCCACACACCCGGGAACGTCTGCATCGAGCTGCAATCGGCCGGCCGCAGAGCCGTCTTCTCGGGCGACATGATCCACCACGCGCTCCAGCTCGCCTTCCCCGCGCGCAGCACCGACTACTGCGTCGACCAAGAGGAAGCGACCTCCGCCCGCCTCGACCTGCTCGCGGGCATGGGCCCGGACGATCTGCTCTTTCCCGCACATTTCCCTGGCTGCGTTCCCGGAAGGGTGGTCGCGCATGACGACGGGACGTTCGGGTACGACCCGGAGTGGGGCGAAGCGGTCTGA
- a CDS encoding carboxymuconolactone decarboxylase family protein, which yields MFGDVLVDANYTFADEFNRPVQDWLASAVWADVWTREEVLDRRTRSLLTIAMLVALNRPEELEMHVRASLTNGCTVEDIREVLLHTGPYCGAPAALSSFRVAERILAEEGLLPPRISPKGVDHV from the coding sequence ATGTTCGGCGATGTGCTGGTCGATGCCAACTACACCTTCGCCGATGAGTTCAATCGGCCGGTGCAGGACTGGCTGGCCAGCGCGGTCTGGGCGGACGTCTGGACACGGGAGGAAGTCCTCGACCGTCGCACCCGGAGCCTGCTCACCATCGCGATGCTCGTGGCGCTCAATCGGCCGGAAGAACTCGAGATGCACGTACGGGCGTCACTAACAAACGGGTGCACGGTCGAGGACATCCGAGAGGTGCTGCTCCATACCGGTCCCTACTGCGGCGCCCCGGCCGCGCTTTCCTCGTTCCGGGTCGCGGAACGCATCCTCGCGGAAGAAGGGTTGCTACCTCCGCGCATTTCACCGAAAGGCGTCGACCATGTATGA
- a CDS encoding DUF6282 family protein, which translates to MTINALSHLYREDLDADRLHEDEEVDAILQGAVDLHVHPSPSPFPRRIGILDAARDAAEQGFSAIVVKSHHASMQTDVLALHDAGLADVGIHVFSGIALNRTIGGLNPYAVELHLALGAKVVWFPTISSQAHIDFHHVHHNSRFPTTNLGLREHEPISILGEHGELVPEVHDIFDVIKNHDAILNAGHLTADEIDVLVRGAHDAGVSSIVVSHPTFIIGASPERCGEWVGLGAKVEHCLALAVGRAESPLTHEAILPYLEACGPDGTIFSSDLGQANSILPVTGFRRMVRRMLDEGYAASDIRTMVGTNGRQLLGLDAPA; encoded by the coding sequence ATGACCATCAATGCCCTTTCACATCTCTACCGCGAGGACCTCGATGCGGATCGTCTGCACGAGGACGAGGAGGTCGATGCGATCCTGCAGGGCGCCGTCGACCTCCACGTGCACCCGAGCCCTAGCCCCTTTCCTCGACGCATCGGCATTCTCGACGCGGCCCGGGACGCGGCTGAGCAGGGGTTCTCCGCCATCGTCGTGAAATCCCACCACGCCTCGATGCAGACCGATGTGCTCGCGCTGCACGACGCGGGCTTGGCCGACGTCGGCATCCACGTCTTCTCCGGCATTGCGCTCAATCGCACTATCGGCGGCCTCAACCCGTATGCCGTCGAGCTTCACCTCGCGCTCGGGGCGAAGGTCGTGTGGTTTCCGACGATCTCATCTCAGGCGCACATCGACTTCCATCACGTTCACCACAACAGCCGGTTCCCGACGACGAACCTTGGCCTGCGCGAACACGAGCCCATCTCTATCCTCGGTGAGCACGGCGAGCTGGTGCCCGAGGTCCACGACATTTTCGATGTGATCAAGAACCACGATGCGATCCTGAACGCCGGACATCTCACTGCAGACGAGATCGACGTGCTCGTCCGAGGTGCGCACGACGCCGGAGTGAGCTCCATCGTCGTCAGCCACCCGACCTTCATCATCGGGGCGTCTCCCGAGCGCTGCGGCGAGTGGGTGGGGCTCGGCGCGAAGGTGGAGCACTGCCTCGCCCTGGCCGTCGGTCGAGCGGAGTCCCCGCTTACGCACGAGGCGATCCTGCCGTACCTCGAGGCGTGCGGTCCGGACGGGACCATCTTCTCCTCCGATCTGGGGCAGGCCAACAGCATCCTGCCGGTGACTGGGTTCCGCCGGATGGTGCGCCGGATGCTGGATGAAGGGTACGCGGCATCCGATATTCGCACGATGGTCGGGACGAACGGCCGCCAGCTGCTTGGTCTGGACGCACCGGCATGA